A DNA window from Camelina sativa cultivar DH55 chromosome 13, Cs, whole genome shotgun sequence contains the following coding sequences:
- the LOC109128525 gene encoding uncharacterized protein LOC109128525 — protein sequence MAVGMEPKRELVEMFRCTKLVRIQMLDGNSPEKLFEERSRTRRAGRKATILRDELWVNIHLSTSPVNEFLLTSMEIKLEQLEMVCGSSPASMLEDRLSSLRNSRLPREKGTLPEKLFPERSRVSRDATSPIQSGISPARELPRSRIEVQEELIVFIESGRFPDK from the coding sequence ATGGCGGTGGGTATGGAACCGAAGAGGGAGTTGGTGGAGATGTTCAGGTGCACCAAACTTGTGAGGATCCAGATGTTAGACGGTAACTCACCGGAAAAGCTGTTTGAAGAGAGATCGAGGACCCGGAGAGCTGGAAGGAAGGCAACGATACTAAGGGACGAACTTTGGGTGAACATCCACTTAAGCACGTCTCCGGTGAATGAGTTCTTGCTGACATCAATGGAGATCAAGTTGGAGCAGTTGGAGATGGTCTGCGGGAGCTCCCCAGCGAGCATGTTAGAGGATAGGTTGAGTTCCTTGAGAAACTCGAGATTGCCGAGGGAGAAGGGGACATTGCCGGAGAAGTTGTTCCCAGAGAGATCAAGAGTCTCGAGGGACGCAACGTCGCCGATCCAATCAGGGATATCTCCGGCCAGAGAGTTACCTCGCAGTCGGATAGAGGTGCAAGAGGAGCTGATCGTTTTCATAGAATCCGGAAGATTCCCAGACAAGTAG
- the LOC104734113 gene encoding leucine-rich repeat receptor-like protein kinase PXC2, translating into MCLSNLKYVDLSRNNLSGSLPKDIEKLSHLLTFNISHNSLTGELPAGAFFNTIPLSAVTANPSLCGSVVNRSCLSVHPKPIVLNPNSSNPTNGPPLTGKIRKSVLSISALIAIGAAAFIAFGVVAVTLLNVHARASVSRHNAAAALALSVGETFSCSPRKDHQEFGKLVMFSGEADVFDTTGADALLNKDCELGRGGFGVVYKTNLQDGRPVAVKKLTVSGLMKSQEEFEREMRKLGKLRHNNLVEMKGYYWTQSLQLLIHEFVSGGSLHRHLHGDESVCLTWRQRFSIILGIARGLAYLHGSNITHYNLKATNVLVDATGEAKVSDFGLARLLASALDRCVLSGKVQSALGYTAPEFACRTVKITDKCDVYGFGILVLEVVTGKRPVEYAEDDVVVLCETVRERLEEGRVEECVDPRLRGNFPAEEAIPAIKLGLVCGSQVPSNRPDMEEVVKILELIQCPPSHDLE; encoded by the exons ATGTG TTTGAGCAACCTCAAGTACGTTGACCTGTCCAGAAACAACCTCTCGGGAAGCTTACCCAAAGACATAGAGAAACTTTCGCATCTCTTGACCTTCAACATCTCCCACAACAGCCTCACAGGGGAGCTGCCAGCTGGAGCTTTCTTCAACACCATCCCTCTCTCTGCCGTCACCGCAAACCCATCCCTCTGTGGCTCCGTTGTGAATCGCTCATGTCTCTCTGTCCATCCAAAACCAATCGTCCTCAACCCCAACTCCTCCAATCCAACCAATGGCCCACCTCTCACCGGGAAGATCAGGAAGAGCGTTCTCAGCATATCTGCCCTCATTGCAATTGGCGCAGCCGCCTTCATTGCCTTTGGGGTCGTGGCCGTCACTCTCCTCAACGTCCACGCCCGAGCTAGTGTTTCTCGTCACAATGCAGCTGCTGCTCTTGCTCTGTCTGTTGGAGAAACCTTCAGCTGTTCCCCCAGAAAAGATCATCAAGAATTCGGAAAGCTGGTGATGTTCTCTGGCGAAGCCGACGTCTTTGACACCACTGGCGCTGATGCGTTGCTCAACAAGGACTGCGAGCTGGGACGTGGTGGGTTCGGAGTGGTCTACAAGACGAATCTCCAAGACGGTCGTCCTGTGGCAGTCAAGAAACTGACAGTGTCGGGTCTAATGAAGTCGCAGGAGGAATtcgagagagagatgagaaaacTCGGGAAGCTGAGGCACAATAATCTGGTGGAGATGAAAGGGTACTACTGGACGCAATCGCTGCAGCTCCTGATCCACGAGTTTGTTTCTGGTGGAAGCTTGCACAGACATCTCCACGGAGACGAGAGTGTTTGCCTAACGTGGCGTCAACGCTTCAGCATCATTCTAGGGATAGCCAGAGGTCTAGCTTATTTGCATGGCAGTAACATCACTCACTACAATCTGAAAGCAACTAATGTGCTCGTAGACGCCACAGGGGAGGCTAAGGTCTCTGACTTTGGGCTGGCCAGGCTGTTGGCTTCGGCACTAGATAGGTGCGTCTTGAGCGGCAAGGTACAGAGCGCACTGGGGTACACAGCCCCAGAGTTTGCATGCCGAACAGTCAAGATAACCGACAAGTGCGATGTTTATGGGTTTGGGATCCTGGTGCTGGAGGTGGTGACGGGAAAGAGGCCGGTGGAGTACGCGGAGGATGATGTCGTGGTTCTCTGTGAGACGGTGAGAGAAAGGTTAGAAGAAGGGAGAGTGGAGGAGTGCGTTGACCCTCGGTTGAGAGGGAATTTTCCAGCGGAGGAGGCAATACCGGCGATTAAACTAGGTTTGGTATGTGGGTCCCAAGTGCCGTCGAATAGGCCGGATATGGAGGAAGTCGTGAAGATATTAGAGCTGATACAGTGTCCCCCCTCTCATGACTTAGAGTGA